A single window of Leptospiraceae bacterium DNA harbors:
- a CDS encoding IS66 family transposase: protein MNLPENLPADIEFLQQYIRSLANKHNALEETNASLVKKITSLTQDKQSLTKANEIKQNKILKLESIIFDFNRKIFGKKSEKIDPSELYFGFLFNEAEKGINDEEKIFDGHSETIHVKSFARKKVGRKPLPEHLPKEEIIHDIPESEKICNCGHELKRIGEEVSDKLGYIPAKIYIERHIRFKYACKHCEGDERNEVGKIVVTAEMPPQILPKSHLTPELLTYILISKFLDHIPFYRMESIFLRHKLEITRATLCNWTIGVYERYQHLFSFYKNILLSGRLLGIDETRLQVHKEEGRSDTTDSYMWLIRGGTFERPVLLYMYRETRSAEFLKRYLKGYNGIIQTDGFGSYDAHFRDNEYILHAGCMAHARREFEKIWKANKNPIARNILNQIRKLYKVEEEMRTLGLFQKEMFSEIVRIRQEKAKPILDALYLHLQDLTTKPEGTLDLGKAIRYSIGQWDKLVLYLSHGEVYIDNNLVENAIRPFVLGRKNWLFSGSPVGAFASAFWYSLLQTAKANGKDTYKFLLQFLKRITVLPNTTRLRKTF from the coding sequence GTGAATCTGCCTGAAAATCTTCCTGCTGATATTGAATTTTTACAACAATACATTCGTTCTCTGGCAAACAAGCATAATGCGCTTGAGGAGACAAATGCAAGTCTAGTTAAAAAAATTACTTCTCTCACGCAAGACAAACAATCATTAACCAAAGCAAACGAAATTAAGCAGAATAAGATTTTAAAATTAGAAAGTATCATTTTTGATTTTAATAGAAAGATATTTGGAAAGAAATCAGAGAAAATTGATCCGAGTGAATTGTATTTTGGGTTTCTATTTAATGAAGCTGAAAAAGGAATCAATGATGAAGAAAAAATCTTTGATGGTCATAGTGAAACGATTCATGTAAAATCATTTGCAAGAAAGAAAGTGGGCAGAAAGCCATTACCTGAACACCTTCCAAAAGAAGAAATCATTCATGATATTCCTGAGTCAGAAAAAATTTGTAATTGTGGTCATGAGCTGAAAAGAATCGGAGAGGAAGTTTCTGATAAACTTGGATACATTCCTGCAAAAATTTATATTGAAAGACATATTCGTTTTAAATATGCCTGCAAACATTGCGAAGGTGATGAAAGAAATGAAGTGGGTAAAATTGTAGTAACCGCAGAAATGCCTCCGCAGATTTTACCTAAGAGCCATTTAACTCCTGAATTACTCACATACATTTTAATCAGTAAATTCCTTGACCATATTCCTTTTTACAGAATGGAAAGTATATTTCTTCGACATAAGTTGGAGATAACAAGAGCTACCCTCTGCAATTGGACGATAGGAGTTTACGAGCGGTATCAACATTTATTTTCCTTTTACAAAAATATACTCTTGAGCGGAAGGCTTTTGGGAATTGATGAGACTCGTTTACAAGTTCATAAAGAAGAAGGTCGAAGTGATACCACAGATTCGTATATGTGGCTAATTCGTGGTGGAACTTTTGAACGACCAGTTCTCTTGTATATGTATCGTGAGACTCGAAGTGCGGAATTTCTGAAGAGATATTTGAAAGGGTATAATGGAATTATCCAGACAGATGGATTCGGAAGTTACGATGCACATTTTCGGGATAATGAATATATACTCCATGCAGGTTGTATGGCTCATGCAAGAAGAGAGTTTGAGAAAATCTGGAAGGCAAATAAAAATCCAATTGCTAGAAATATTCTCAATCAAATTCGAAAGCTTTACAAAGTAGAAGAGGAAATGAGAACTTTAGGTCTATTTCAAAAGGAGATGTTTTCTGAAATTGTTCGTATCAGACAAGAGAAAGCCAAACCGATATTAGACGCTCTCTACCTTCACCTACAAGACCTCACTACAAAACCAGAAGGGACTCTTGATCTTGGAAAAGCAATACGATATTCAATCGGTCAATGGGACAAACTCGTATTATACTTATCTCATGGCGAAGTTTACATTGACAATAATCTAGTCGAGAATGCGATCCGTCCCTTTGTTCTAGGAAGAAAGAATTGGCTCTTTTCTGGTTCACCTGTTGGAGCTTTTGCAAGTGCATTCTGGTATTCGCTTCTTCAAACTGCTAAGGCTAATGGTAAAGATACTTACAAATTTCTTCTACAATTTTTAAAAAGGATTACCGTTTTGCCAAACACCACAAGATTGCGAAAAACTTTTTAA
- a CDS encoding NADAR family protein, translating to MITSNKPADSYWDIQEKYIFFLKGHLSQWWYSPFIYSGIEFNCAEQFMMYQKSILMNDLETASDILNTDNPKEHQRLGRIIRNFDSNLWDKVKYQIVYLGNFLKFYQNIHLKEILYQTNKKILVEVNPNDKVWGIALAIDNPDRLDPKNWKGENLLGKALTHLRQDLQKAI from the coding sequence ATGATTACATCAAACAAGCCCGCTGACTCTTACTGGGATATTCAAGAAAAATATATTTTCTTTCTAAAAGGCCATTTAAGTCAATGGTGGTATAGTCCATTTATTTATTCTGGAATAGAATTCAATTGTGCAGAACAATTTATGATGTATCAAAAATCAATTCTCATGAATGATCTTGAAACAGCTTCTGATATATTAAATACAGATAATCCAAAAGAGCATCAGCGATTAGGAAGGATTATCCGTAACTTTGATTCAAATTTATGGGATAAAGTAAAATACCAAATTGTATATTTAGGAAATTTTTTAAAGTTCTATCAAAATATTCATCTTAAGGAAATTCTATATCAAACAAACAAAAAAATCTTAGTTGAAGTAAATCCAAATGATAAGGTATGGGGAATTGCTCTTGCAATTGATAATCCTGATAGGTTAGATCCGAAAAACTGGAAAGGCGAAAACCTATTGGGAAAAGCTTTGACCCATTTAAGACAAGATTTACAAAAGGCTATTTGA
- the tnpB gene encoding IS66 family insertion sequence element accessory protein TnpB — MILTNPFQFKIFLYPQYIDMRKSWNGLIGLVQNGMNLDPFEKSLFVFCGRSQRLIKIIYWVRSLRLRRRRHARREAGAANSY; from the coding sequence ATGATATTAACAAATCCCTTTCAATTTAAAATCTTTCTTTATCCTCAGTATATAGATATGAGAAAATCCTGGAATGGGCTAATTGGTCTTGTGCAAAACGGAATGAATCTTGATCCATTCGAGAAGAGTCTATTCGTTTTCTGTGGACGCTCACAGAGACTAATCAAAATAATCTACTGGGTGCGGAGTCTCCGACTAAGGAGACGTAGGCATGCTAGACGCGAAGCGGGGGCGGCAAATAGTTACTAG
- a CDS encoding flagellar FlbD family protein, which produces MITLHRLNNSELVINCNLIESIEATPDSVITLQNDKKIIVKEKVDEIIKSIIEYQRKVFMNAIHISANEEK; this is translated from the coding sequence TTGATTACCTTACATAGATTAAATAACTCCGAGCTAGTAATAAACTGTAATTTGATCGAAAGTATTGAAGCAACACCCGATTCGGTAATCACTTTACAAAACGATAAAAAAATTATCGTAAAAGAAAAAGTAGATGAAATTATCAAAAGCATCATAGAATACCAAAGAAAAGTTTTTATGAACGCAATACATATTTCCGCAAATGAGGAGAAGTAA
- a CDS encoding motility protein A → MDIATVVGISAGMVLLTFGTIYAGLGAGDVLNIPSVLITFGGATAATMISATWDSTLSIGKVTRKAFFVDKFDIPGLITTLVSFSEKARREGLLALEDDVNELPDEFLKKGIQLVVDGTDPELVRNIMETEIGNIASRHASGRAWWDTYGGLAPGFGMLGTLIGLVAMLKNLGSGDSSAIGEGMAAALITTLYGSFAANLLAIPFVKKLAKRSEDELSMKQIMIEGTLSIQSGDNPRIVKEKLSSYLAPSERAVLKDDGKD, encoded by the coding sequence ATGGATATAGCAACAGTCGTTGGGATAAGTGCAGGGATGGTTCTATTGACCTTCGGGACAATTTACGCCGGCTTAGGAGCGGGGGACGTTTTGAATATACCTTCCGTTCTTATTACGTTTGGTGGAGCAACTGCTGCTACTATGATTTCTGCCACTTGGGATTCGACTCTTTCTATTGGTAAAGTTACGCGCAAAGCTTTCTTTGTGGATAAGTTCGATATACCTGGACTCATAACAACTCTTGTTTCTTTCTCTGAGAAAGCACGTAGAGAGGGTTTACTTGCATTGGAAGATGATGTAAATGAATTACCGGATGAATTTTTAAAGAAAGGAATTCAGCTTGTAGTGGACGGAACTGACCCTGAGCTAGTTAGAAATATTATGGAAACTGAAATTGGAAATATAGCAAGTCGTCACGCATCTGGTAGAGCTTGGTGGGACACATACGGTGGATTGGCTCCTGGTTTCGGGATGCTTGGAACACTGATTGGTCTTGTGGCGATGCTTAAGAATCTTGGTAGTGGAGACTCTTCTGCTATCGGGGAAGGTATGGCTGCCGCTCTTATTACAACGTTATACGGTTCGTTTGCCGCTAACTTACTTGCAATTCCATTCGTAAAGAAATTAGCAAAGAGAAGTGAAGACGAACTATCAATGAAACAAATTATGATAGAAGGAACTCTTTCTATTCAGTCCGGGGATAATCCTCGTATTGTGAAAGAAAAACTTTCTAGTTATCTTGCTCCATCAGAACGTGCCGTATTAAAAGACGACGGTAAGGACTAA
- a CDS encoding flagellar basal body-associated FliL family protein — protein sequence MGDAAAELEDEDGKPAAEPKASSPIIKWLIWIAAGILGVILVAVISTFVAQKTATSVYKQQKNIALVKAPPPLETFNFVDEFRINTADIGEAHFIKLKLTFGFDAGQQALGAELATRLPQMQNIINLIISRKTKEDLKTLNDQLDLREEIKAHINHILTNGKIKEVYFHEFIVN from the coding sequence ATGGGTGATGCAGCAGCAGAATTAGAAGACGAAGATGGTAAGCCGGCGGCGGAGCCGAAAGCATCGTCACCAATTATAAAATGGTTAATATGGATTGCAGCGGGGATACTAGGCGTTATTCTCGTAGCGGTTATATCTACATTTGTCGCACAAAAGACAGCTACAAGTGTTTATAAACAACAAAAGAATATCGCACTTGTAAAAGCTCCACCACCACTCGAAACATTTAACTTCGTTGACGAGTTCCGTATCAATACTGCTGATATTGGCGAAGCACATTTTATCAAGCTGAAATTAACATTTGGTTTTGACGCAGGACAACAAGCATTAGGCGCAGAGCTTGCAACCCGTCTTCCTCAAATGCAAAACATCATCAACTTGATTATCTCTCGTAAAACAAAAGAAGATTTAAAAACTCTAAACGATCAATTGGATTTACGCGAAGAAATTAAAGCTCATATCAATCACATTCTAACAAACGGAAAAATCAAAGAAGTCTACTTCCACGAATTTATCGTGAATTAA
- a CDS encoding magnesium chelatase yields MKEIRTFGELKKSNYIERSIKMEMAENLSAKLLNKEIIFPKIHGYEDTVIPQLVNAILSGHNIVMLGEKGQAKSRIMRALVNLLDERIPIIKGTEIPESPFHPITAKGKKIINEQGDNTELTWLTPDERYGERLAPGARIGDIIGDLDPSRIVNGEPLSSEGAIHFGLLPRMNRGIFAVNEMPDLDYLVQVSLFNILEEADIQIRGIPIRFPLDVMVCFTANPDDYSRSGKIISQLKDRIGSEIRTHYPKTRQIGLEITKQELKLPLKTPEIIVPPYIEEIIEEITIQARSSHLVNQKSGVSARLSIANYEVAVSSARKRALNFGESKGYVRLTDLGNIFASCSGKIELDPYRDEAVSEYQVVIKLLDQATRIIFEEYFPPKKYASNFNDIAKQIYAMGKLEISDLMPTASYRALLKTVPALWDLLHEKGMDGEDHLFVTGVEFILEGLASTQKLSRRRLGEISTFKTVDAY; encoded by the coding sequence ATGAAAGAAATTAGAACCTTTGGTGAATTAAAGAAAAGCAATTATATCGAGCGATCTATCAAAATGGAAATGGCAGAAAATCTATCTGCTAAACTCTTAAACAAAGAAATCATATTTCCCAAAATTCACGGCTATGAAGATACAGTAATTCCTCAACTTGTAAATGCAATTCTTTCGGGGCATAATATTGTTATGCTCGGAGAAAAGGGTCAAGCCAAGAGTAGAATCATGCGCGCCTTAGTCAACCTGCTTGACGAAAGAATTCCTATCATCAAAGGAACTGAAATTCCAGAAAGTCCTTTTCACCCTATCACCGCTAAAGGTAAAAAAATAATCAACGAGCAAGGGGATAATACTGAATTAACCTGGCTTACTCCTGATGAACGTTATGGAGAAAGACTTGCTCCCGGTGCAAGAATAGGAGACATCATTGGTGATTTAGATCCTTCTCGTATTGTGAATGGGGAGCCGTTATCTTCTGAAGGTGCAATTCATTTTGGATTACTTCCCCGTATGAATAGAGGCATATTCGCAGTAAACGAAATGCCTGACTTAGATTATCTAGTGCAAGTTTCTCTCTTTAATATATTAGAAGAAGCTGATATTCAAATTCGTGGAATTCCTATTCGCTTTCCGCTTGACGTTATGGTTTGTTTTACTGCAAACCCGGATGATTATTCTAGAAGTGGAAAAATCATTTCTCAATTAAAAGATCGCATTGGTTCGGAGATAAGAACGCATTATCCTAAGACGAGACAAATCGGACTTGAGATAACAAAACAAGAGCTTAAACTTCCCCTCAAGACTCCCGAAATTATTGTTCCTCCTTATATCGAAGAGATCATTGAAGAAATCACTATTCAAGCTAGAAGTTCTCATTTAGTAAATCAAAAATCAGGAGTCAGCGCAAGACTCTCTATCGCAAACTATGAAGTAGCCGTTAGTTCAGCCAGAAAACGTGCTCTGAATTTTGGTGAATCAAAAGGTTACGTAAGACTCACTGACTTGGGAAATATATTTGCATCTTGCTCCGGCAAAATAGAATTAGACCCTTACCGCGACGAAGCCGTCAGCGAATACCAGGTTGTAATCAAACTACTTGACCAGGCAACACGTATAATTTTTGAAGAATATTTTCCTCCCAAAAAATACGCATCGAACTTCAATGACATAGCAAAACAAATATACGCGATGGGCAAATTAGAAATATCCGATCTAATGCCTACTGCAAGTTATCGCGCTTTATTAAAAACCGTTCCTGCGCTATGGGATTTACTGCATGAAAAAGGAATGGATGGAGAAGATCATCTATTTGTAACCGGTGTAGAATTTATTTTAGAAGGACTAGCGTCTACTCAGAAGTTATCCCGTCGTAGACTAGGAGAAATTTCTACTTTTAAAACTGTGGATGCTTATTGA
- a CDS encoding glycosyltransferase, with amino-acid sequence MKVAIIHDWLTGMRGGELVLDSLLKIYPEAELFTLIYNKGTLNERIENRKIHTAFTDRLPFKASKYRSYLPLFPMAIETLDLRGFDLILSSSHCVAKGIIPPPNSIHISYIHSPMRYVWDLYYDYFPAKSGLKFLIIQAISNYLRSWDVSSSHRVDQYTANSKFIAKRIKKYYARDSVVIHPPCLPEGYKVIEEKKEDFYLIVSAFAPYKRIDLAIEAFRQNGKRLVIIGGGQDEKKLKQSVPSNIEFLGGKPRAEIAEYYKKARAFIFPGLEDFGITPVESQGYCTPVIAFGEGGALETVVDGKTGVFFPNQTVESLNEAISRFERLSFKTTDFQKNINRFTEEKFINEIKNQVDRQIREN; translated from the coding sequence ATGAAAGTAGCAATTATACATGACTGGTTGACGGGGATGAGGGGGGGGGAATTGGTATTAGACTCACTGTTAAAGATTTATCCCGAGGCGGAGCTTTTTACTTTGATTTATAATAAGGGAACGTTAAACGAAAGAATTGAAAATCGAAAGATTCATACTGCGTTTACTGATCGTTTGCCGTTTAAGGCTAGCAAATATCGTTCTTATCTTCCTTTGTTTCCAATGGCAATTGAAACTTTAGATTTGCGCGGATTTGATTTGATTCTTTCTTCTTCTCATTGTGTGGCTAAGGGCATTATTCCTCCCCCGAATAGCATTCATATTTCCTATATACATTCTCCCATGCGTTATGTTTGGGATCTCTATTACGATTATTTTCCCGCAAAGAGTGGACTTAAGTTTCTTATCATTCAAGCTATTTCCAATTATCTACGCTCCTGGGATGTTTCCTCTTCTCATCGAGTAGATCAATATACCGCTAATTCAAAATTTATCGCCAAGCGAATTAAAAAATACTACGCGCGGGATTCTGTAGTCATCCACCCACCCTGTCTGCCAGAAGGATACAAGGTCATCGAGGAAAAGAAAGAGGATTTTTACTTAATCGTCTCCGCTTTCGCTCCTTACAAAAGAATTGACCTTGCCATAGAAGCATTTCGCCAAAATGGAAAGAGACTTGTTATCATCGGAGGAGGACAAGACGAAAAGAAACTTAAACAATCTGTTCCTTCTAATATTGAGTTTCTAGGAGGAAAGCCCCGCGCCGAAATCGCCGAGTATTACAAAAAGGCTCGTGCCTTTATCTTTCCTGGGTTGGAAGATTTCGGAATCACACCCGTTGAGTCCCAAGGCTACTGCACTCCGGTGATTGCTTTTGGAGAAGGTGGGGCTTTGGAGACGGTGGTCGATGGAAAGACAGGCGTTTTTTTCCCAAATCAAACCGTAGAATCGTTAAATGAAGCCATTTCTCGGTTCGAAAGGCTCTCCTTTAAGACAACAGATTTCCAAAAGAATATAAATCGGTTCACGGAAGAAAAATTCATAAATGAAATAAAAAATCAGGTCGATAGACAGATTAGAGAAAACTAA
- the motB gene encoding flagellar motor protein MotB, with translation MAKKQNCPDCIQKVAEYMLTYGDMVTLLLCFFIMLYTTGKTNQREMQIILSVFKSSTGFFDGGQTLAKGSLEELGMNVESLPSQTSGKALSKARNQATQVFKSEIEKGRVRITEDERGLVISLIGADYFNPASAILLPPVKDVLKKASGLIKDLERYVKVEGHSDEDAVLPGTNVGREERTYINNWDLAGARSINSTVYMINVGKLPPGLFQAVSYGSARPFAVEDMGSPEAKAYNRRIDIVILSEKSVKRGFSESNLGLPDTKLPNTETSVEGED, from the coding sequence ATGGCTAAAAAACAAAACTGTCCTGACTGCATTCAAAAAGTAGCGGAGTATATGTTGACCTATGGAGACATGGTGACATTACTCTTATGCTTCTTTATTATGCTGTATACTACTGGAAAAACGAATCAGAGGGAAATGCAAATTATCCTCTCTGTATTCAAATCTTCTACAGGCTTTTTTGATGGGGGACAAACACTTGCGAAAGGATCTCTCGAAGAACTAGGGATGAACGTAGAGAGCTTGCCTTCTCAGACAAGTGGGAAAGCACTTTCTAAAGCTAGAAATCAAGCAACGCAAGTATTCAAATCGGAAATAGAAAAGGGAAGAGTTAGAATCACAGAGGATGAGCGCGGGCTTGTGATTTCTCTGATAGGAGCAGATTACTTTAATCCTGCCTCCGCCATTTTACTTCCACCTGTTAAAGATGTATTAAAAAAAGCTTCTGGACTTATTAAAGATTTAGAGCGTTATGTAAAAGTAGAAGGTCATAGTGATGAAGATGCAGTTCTTCCAGGAACGAACGTTGGGCGTGAAGAAAGAACCTATATCAACAACTGGGATTTAGCGGGGGCAAGATCGATTAACTCCACCGTTTATATGATTAACGTTGGAAAACTTCCTCCCGGATTATTTCAAGCAGTTAGTTATGGCTCAGCAAGACCATTTGCCGTAGAAGATATGGGAAGCCCTGAAGCGAAAGCATACAATCGAAGAATTGATATTGTAATTTTATCTGAAAAATCAGTGAAACGAGGTTTCTCTGAAAGCAACCTAGGATTGCCAGATACAAAACTCCCGAACACGGAAACTTCCGTAGAGGGTGAGGACTAA
- a CDS encoding SpoIIE family protein phosphatase has product MKILNEPFLQLNESELDFTRPVEIAKDIFWVGIYLENDPFQCHPYLILNGDETILVDPGSMLQIDRIIEKINMACNMKDIKYIILHHQDPDLCAAVPTIEKLIDREDLLIVTHSRMSVLVKHYGIKAGYYNIDHQKFILKTKYRDLQFYTTPYCHSPGAFVTYDENTKVLFSSDIFGGLEDSWHFYADENYFSEIEGFHMAYMPSRDVVNYALSKIEVLDINLIAPQHGSVIRRELIKPLIDKMKLMNCGLYIDKKYSNDLQRTIEKLNNLQTEFTVSLDEIKTLKRQQDGDYFLTSLLMKPLLVDFNKSKTVSSHSVIIQKKSFLFKNKHYQLGGDLCISANLIFENQGWTLFFNGDAMGKSVQGAGGAVVMGTVLNSILSRSDGHTITNVTPEEWMKDAYNEIQTIFLSFDGAMMVSGIIGMINDTTGEMLFVNAEHPFLILYRDGKATFIEKELFLRKFGSPSEFQLKIQKFQLLPGDIVFAGSDGKDDLDLSPGSEQPVVNQDYTLILRIIERSQSNLKKIVNSIYKAGDVIDDLSLCRIGFQEKADTLNSSQDITEDMIYWIQISNHIKNKNYQKALDLLEGPSEKQSPETLFSRGYCFVKERRYLKSLKYLTRAIKKKPNYFHALKYAGIAHYKLDNLNRCKAYWEQAMKLKDDDKLINRYYPEVIERTLKQKVLLGRKQLVEELNEG; this is encoded by the coding sequence ATGAAAATTTTAAATGAGCCTTTTTTGCAATTGAACGAATCAGAGTTAGACTTCACTCGACCAGTTGAAATTGCTAAAGATATTTTTTGGGTTGGAATCTATTTAGAAAATGATCCATTCCAATGCCACCCTTATTTAATTCTAAATGGCGATGAAACCATCCTAGTAGATCCAGGTTCTATGTTGCAGATAGATAGAATCATCGAAAAAATTAATATGGCGTGTAATATGAAGGACATAAAGTATATTATCCTCCATCACCAAGATCCAGATCTTTGCGCTGCCGTTCCTACAATTGAGAAATTAATCGACCGAGAGGATTTACTGATTGTTACCCACAGTCGTATGTCAGTATTAGTTAAACATTATGGAATCAAAGCTGGATACTATAACATAGATCATCAAAAATTTATTCTCAAAACAAAGTATCGAGATTTACAGTTTTATACAACGCCTTATTGTCATTCGCCCGGAGCCTTTGTTACCTACGACGAAAATACAAAAGTTCTTTTCTCAAGTGATATCTTTGGTGGATTGGAAGATTCCTGGCATTTCTATGCTGATGAAAATTATTTTTCTGAAATAGAAGGATTTCATATGGCATATATGCCAAGTAGGGATGTTGTCAATTATGCGCTCAGTAAGATAGAAGTATTAGATATTAATTTAATTGCTCCTCAACATGGTTCCGTCATTCGAAGAGAATTAATCAAACCACTTATTGACAAAATGAAACTAATGAATTGTGGTCTTTACATTGATAAAAAATATTCAAATGATCTGCAAAGAACAATTGAAAAATTAAACAACCTGCAAACTGAATTCACAGTTTCTTTAGATGAAATTAAAACTCTTAAACGTCAGCAGGACGGAGATTACTTTTTAACAAGTCTTTTAATGAAACCACTGTTGGTTGACTTTAATAAGAGTAAAACAGTGAGTAGCCACAGTGTAATTATTCAAAAGAAATCATTTCTATTCAAAAATAAACACTATCAACTAGGCGGGGATCTCTGTATATCGGCTAATCTAATTTTCGAAAACCAGGGTTGGACATTGTTCTTCAATGGCGATGCAATGGGAAAATCAGTGCAAGGCGCGGGCGGTGCTGTAGTAATGGGAACTGTATTGAATTCAATTTTATCTAGATCGGATGGACATACTATTACAAATGTAACTCCGGAAGAGTGGATGAAAGATGCCTACAATGAAATTCAAACTATATTTCTTTCCTTCGACGGAGCAATGATGGTTTCTGGAATCATAGGAATGATTAACGATACGACAGGCGAAATGCTATTTGTAAATGCAGAGCATCCTTTTTTAATTTTGTATCGAGATGGTAAGGCAACGTTTATAGAGAAAGAATTATTCTTACGAAAATTTGGAAGTCCTTCTGAGTTTCAATTAAAGATTCAGAAGTTTCAGTTACTTCCGGGCGACATTGTGTTTGCAGGAAGTGACGGTAAGGACGATTTAGATTTGTCTCCGGGTTCCGAGCAGCCAGTGGTTAATCAAGATTATACATTGATTCTGCGAATTATAGAGAGAAGCCAAAGCAATCTCAAAAAAATTGTGAATTCAATTTACAAAGCAGGCGATGTAATTGATGATCTTTCCTTATGCAGAATTGGTTTTCAAGAAAAAGCAGATACACTGAATTCCAGCCAGGATATAACAGAAGATATGATTTATTGGATTCAGATTTCGAATCATATCAAGAATAAGAATTACCAAAAAGCTTTAGATCTTTTAGAAGGTCCTTCCGAGAAACAATCACCGGAAACTCTGTTTAGCCGCGGATATTGCTTCGTAAAAGAAAGACGTTACTTGAAATCATTGAAATATCTTACAAGAGCAATCAAGAAGAAACCGAATTATTTCCATGCGTTAAAATATGCCGGCATCGCTCACTATAAATTGGATAATCTCAATCGCTGTAAGGCATACTGGGAACAGGCAATGAAGCTAAAGGATGATGATAAGTTGATTAATAGGTATTATCCGGAAGTAATTGAGAGAACATTAAAACAAAAAGTTCTATTGGGAAGAAAACAATTGGTTGAAGAATTAAATGAAGGATAG
- the kdsB gene encoding 3-deoxy-manno-octulosonate cytidylyltransferase, with protein sequence MNIIGIIPARYASTRLPAKPLAKIGSKTMIEWTYFHSKKAKSLSDVIVATDHEDIYKVIKNAGGNVVMTDPNHATGTDRLIEVVSGLSGVDVVVNIQGDEPGIEPELIDGVVALKIKNRNWEMTTAACLMPASDQSDPNRVKVVFDKNQKALYFSRSLIPSNHKKITPVYRHLGIYSYEREFLLNYNNLPQSELEASESLEQLRAVEAGHSIGIYLTDKAGLSVDSPEDLEIVIKDFKERGLI encoded by the coding sequence ATGAACATAATCGGAATTATCCCCGCACGTTACGCAAGCACGCGACTTCCTGCAAAGCCACTGGCGAAGATTGGAAGCAAAACTATGATTGAATGGACTTACTTTCATTCCAAGAAAGCAAAGTCATTATCAGATGTAATTGTGGCAACAGACCATGAAGATATTTACAAAGTAATTAAAAATGCAGGTGGAAACGTTGTAATGACCGACCCTAACCATGCAACAGGAACAGACAGACTGATTGAAGTAGTAAGCGGATTATCAGGAGTAGACGTAGTTGTAAATATCCAGGGAGATGAACCTGGAATAGAGCCTGAACTCATTGATGGAGTTGTAGCATTAAAGATAAAAAATAGAAATTGGGAAATGACTACGGCTGCTTGTCTCATGCCTGCATCCGATCAAAGCGACCCGAATCGAGTAAAAGTAGTCTTTGATAAAAACCAGAAGGCTTTGTATTTTTCACGCTCTCTGATTCCATCAAACCACAAAAAGATAACACCCGTTTACCGTCATTTAGGGATCTATTCCTATGAAAGAGAATTTTTACTAAATTACAACAATTTACCGCAAAGCGAACTCGAAGCATCCGAATCACTAGAACAACTCCGCGCAGTAGAAGCAGGGCATAGTATCGGAATTTATTTAACCGACAAAGCAGGATTATCCGTTGACTCACCAGAAGATTTGGAAATAGTGATTAAAGACTTTAAAGAAAGAGGGTTAATCTAG